In Vagococcus hydrophili, one DNA window encodes the following:
- a CDS encoding cobalt-precorrin-7 (C(5))-methyltransferase, protein MITVTGIGPGEETLVLNRVLDEIKQAEIVIGSTRQLEIVPSTFTGLKKELPKKLSELEDFLQQEKAKRIVLLASGEPLLYGIGNWLSNKFDEEEIQIIPGISSMQYLFSRLKLSMNDTYLTSSHGKEPNFDLILSLPKVALVTDEKIGPFQIAEEIRRRGLNRTIFIGENLSYPEEKIRTFNESTVPNEKYEMNVVVLLDEG, encoded by the coding sequence ATGATCACAGTGACTGGTATTGGACCAGGTGAAGAAACTCTTGTGTTAAACAGAGTATTAGATGAAATTAAGCAAGCTGAGATTGTGATTGGAAGTACCCGCCAGTTAGAAATCGTTCCAAGTACTTTTACTGGTTTAAAAAAAGAATTACCCAAAAAATTATCAGAGTTAGAAGATTTTTTACAACAAGAAAAAGCTAAAAGAATCGTTCTCTTAGCATCAGGAGAACCACTACTATACGGTATCGGAAATTGGTTGAGTAATAAATTTGATGAAGAAGAGATTCAGATTATACCAGGTATCAGTTCCATGCAGTACTTATTTAGTCGGTTGAAATTATCGATGAATGATACTTACTTAACGAGTAGTCACGGAAAAGAACCGAATTTTGATTTGATTTTATCCTTACCTAAAGTGGCGTTAGTAACAGATGAAAAAATCGGACCTTTTCAGATTGCTGAGGAGATTCGTCGTCGTGGGTTGAATAGAACTATTTTTATTGGTGAAAACCTAAGTTATCCAGAAGAAAAAATTAGAACATTTAATGAATCGACTGTACCAAATGAAAAATACGAAATGAATGTGGTGGTGTTGTTAGATGAAGGATAG